In Cryptomeria japonica chromosome 10, Sugi_1.0, whole genome shotgun sequence, a genomic segment contains:
- the LOC131079961 gene encoding myosin-binding protein 2, whose amino-acid sequence MASNGFAKVLKRNSWRLTTILVYAVLEWMLILLLLISALFQYITTKFASFFGLQPPCLWCSRLDHILEPKEPDFYRKLICDRHAKEISLLGYCRNHRKLADAHGMCEDCAFSMPTHCSAENNESKPSWITCMSLVADMGFDLPKKTVAKGLLTNGHVDEFKPRGAEPDEKPMNGWVSEELCTCCNAPLVHKLYSHNIIKTILFDGKDDTILKPQWNTLDYAGNCLERALEGENGLKKQSVCVCGGTQVKISEVFVSSPNESNVVSSSSVTILSDDETESREEKVDSNSIDLEENAKDVSETHCSEAPDEVQIEPRSLEVFQDDVDSAVTIQPDIFVDKRIAYPEITTQECGMVPDVTITEMVIEDTANDQVIKRLAFVEEPLESTSEEATEDVEGLIQASADVGNQNEESIEDVANQIEASIEDAEDQNEVAAADSTCNSLQLEEIASEVVTKGLDDGDDSDPHTTCSYAGSVDLLPKSFEASPDAEDIPAEVELVEERDCVAVTEQGDNATEITNEDYTELPLEDTIAVSEPFPVNIDDHTASLNSEGVADETQDLEDSEMDGIKGSEADPRSPEIVTEPTEIGNEETTSTDVVTEESTSTDVAAEEETSTYVATQEAIPNLVATEEATPNLLVTEEATMEISDALDVDSRREEIDAVSEYIDVTTREDQRCNGPALGDLDGNSIQNLDQNSTEAGHQEHNEADKMDEDRASETPRSIEGIQFLHKRMQIDRKESSPDSLDGSIISEIDGEFEADRLKRALEAERKALNTLYSELEEERNAAAIAANQTMAMITRLQEEKAAVQMEALQYQRMMEEQSEYDQEALQLLNEILVKREKEKQELEKELDLCRRRLLQYEAKERRMEKKMRTYENERPSSAEKGEETPENQSCRNRTSSSSSLSDNSDDVSSDPNDVNDQLEAGEINQNTPSDLIMSVGRGYVDTEQRTSLDESLVDFEEERISILEQLKVLEEKLHTFANDDQAGMAHPEANGIEDNMKESDEDKETVETMNGNGTPTARRVGGGKGKRLLPLFDATNVEEDSLHHAEELSLADRSNDWHNVSMVVTDNNRLVIEEEVYNLYERLQALEADREFLKHTIKSLRKGDEGMKLLQEIAQHLRDLRKVELKARNYSDLM is encoded by the exons ATGGCTTCCAATGGTTTTGCCAAGGTTTTAAAGCGAAATTCATGGAGACTGACCACAATATTGGTTTACGCAGTACTTGAATGGATGCTAATATTACTATTGCTGATTAGTGCTCTGTTTCAATACATAACCACAAAGTTTGCTAGTTTTTTCGGTTTACAACCACCTTGCTTATGGTGTTCTAGATTGGACCATATCCTAGAGCCAAAAGAGCCCGACTTTTACAGAAAGCTCATATGCGATCGCCATGCTAAGGAGATTTCCTTGTTGGGTTATTGCCGAAATCACAGGAAATTGGCAGATGCTCATGGAATGTGTGAGGATTGTGCATTTTCAATGCCTACTCATTGCTCTGCAGAAAACAATGAAAGCAAGCCAAGCTGGATCACATGTATGTCTCTGGTAGCAGACATGGGCTTTGATCTGCCAAAGAAAACAGTTGCCAAGGGGTTGCTGACAAATGGTCACGTTGATGAGTTCAAGCCACGAGGTGCAGAGCCAGACGAGAAACCAATGAATGGCTGGGTAAGTGAGGAATTGTGCACTTGCTGCAATGCTCCTTTGGTTCATAAATTGTATTCCCAtaatattatcaaaactattttgtTTGATGGGAAGGATGATACGATCCTCAAACCCCAATGGAATACATTGGATTATGCTGGAAATTGTCTAGAAAGAGCATTGGAAGGCGAGAATGGATTGAAAAAACAATCTGTCTGTGTCTGTGGAGGCACCCAGGTCAAGATCTCAGAGGTGTTTGTGAGTTCTCCCAATGAATCTAATGTTGTTTCATCATCATCTGTAACAATCCTATCAGATGATGAAACGGAGTCAAGAGAGGAGAAGGTGGACAGCAACTCAATTGACCTTGAAGAAAACGCCAAGGATGTTTCTGAAACCCATTGTAGTGAAGCACCTGATGAGGTTCAAATTGAGCCTAGAAGTCTTGAAGTTTTTCAGGATGATGTTGATTCTGCAGTGACCATCCAGCCTGATATCTTTGTTGATAAGAGAATAGCATATCCTGAGATTACCACACAAGAATGTGGAATGGTACCTGACGTGACGATTACAGAAATGGTAATCGAGGACACAGCCAATGATCAGGTCATCAAGAGGTTAGCCTTTGTTGAAGAGCCTCTTGAATCGACTTCTGAAGAAGCTACAGAAGACGTGGAGGGATTAATTCAAGCTTCTGCTGATGTGGGAAATCAAAATGAAGAATCCATAGAAGATGTGGCGAATCAAATTGAAGCATCCATAGAAGATGCAGAGGATCAAAACGAAGTAGCTGCTGCGGACAGTACTTGCAACAGCTTGCAATTAGAGGAGATTGCATCTGAAGTCGTCACGAAGGGCTTGGATGATGGAGATGATTCAGACCCGCACACGACATGTTCTTATGCTGGTTCTGTAGACCTCCTGCCAAAATCTTTTGAGGCGTCCCCTGATGCTGAGGACATCCCTGCGGAGGTGGAACTAGTTGAAGAAAGAGATTGTGTTGCTGTGACAGAACAAGGGGATAATGCTACAGAAATCACCAACGAGGATTACACTGAACTTCCATTGGAGGATACTATTGCCGTTTCTGAGCCTTTCCCAGTGAATATAGATGATCACACTGCTTCTCTGAATAGTGAAGGGGTTGCTGATGAAACCCAAGATTTAGAGGATTCAGAAATGGATGGGATCAAGGGATCAGAAGCTGATCCTCGTTCACCTGAAATAGTTACAGAACCCACTGAAATTGGCAATGAGGAAACAACATCCACTGATGTTGTCACTGAAGAATCAACATCCACTGATGTTGCCGCTGAAGAAGAAACATCCACATATGTTGCTACTCAAGAAGCAATACCCAATCTTGTTGCGACTGAAGAAGCAACACCCAATCTTCTTGTGACTGAAGAAGCAACAATGGAGATTTCTGATGCTCTGGACGTGGATTCCAGAAGAGAAGAGATTGATGCAG TCTCCGAGTACATTGATGTGACAACCAGAGAAGATCAGAGATGTAATGGACCTGCATTGGGAGACCTGGATGGCAATTCTATCCAAAATTTGGATCAGAATAGCACTGAGGCTGGTCATCAAGAGCACAATGAAGCTGACAAAATGGATGAAGACAGAGCCTCTGAAACACCAAGGTCCATAGAAGGTATTCAGTTTCTACATAAAAGAATGCAAATTGATAGGAAGGAATCTAGTCCAGACTCTCTTGATGGAAGTATTATAAGTGAAATTGATGGAGAATTTGAAGCTGATCGCCTCAAGCGTGCACTAGAGGCAGAGCGGAAGGCTCTGAATACTTTATACtcagagttggaagaagaaagaaatgcTGCTGCAATTGCTGCAAATCAAACTATGGCTATGATCACAAGGCTACAAGAGGAAAAAGCAGCAGTACAAATGGAGGCCTTGCAATACCAAAGGATGATGGAGGAGCAATCTGAATATGATCAGGAAGCTCTACAACTGTTGAATGAGATTCTTgtgaagagagaaaaagaaaagcaGGAATTAGAGAAGGAACTTGATCTTTGCAGGAGGAGATTGCTACAGTATGAAGCAAAAGAGAGGAGAATGGAGAAAAAAATGAGGACTTATGAAAATGAAAGACCAAGTTCTGCAGAGAAAGGGGAAGAAACACCCGAGAATCAATCTTGCAGAAACAGGACATCTTCAAGCTCTTCCCTGAGCGATAATAGTGATGATGTCTCATCTGATCCTAATGATGTCAATGATCAATTGGAAGCAGGGGAGATTAACCAAAATACCCCATCTGACTTGATCATGAGCGTGGGAAGAGGGTATGTTGATACAGAACAGAGGACTAGTTTGGATGAGTCACTGGttgattttgaggaggaaaggataTCAATTTTGGAGCAATTAAAAGTTTTGGAGGAGAAGCTTCACACGTTTGCCAATGATGATCAAGCTGGAATGGCTCATCCAGAGGCAAATGGAATAGAGGATAACATGAAAGAAAGTGATGAAGACAAAGAAACTGTGGAAACAATGAATGGCAATGGAACTCCTACTGCTAGGAGAGTAGGAGGGGGCAAAGGAAAAAGGCTTCTTCCTCTGTTTGATGCCACAAATGTTGAAGAAGATTCATTGCATCATGCAGAAGAGTTGTCCTTAGCAGATCGGTCTAATGACTGGCATAATGTTTCTATGGTTGTAACAGACAACAATAGGCTTGTTATCGAAGAAGAAGTGTACAATTTATACGAGAGATTGCAGGCTCTTGAAGCTGATAGGGAGTTCCTCAAACACACCATAAAATCACTGAGAAAGGGTGATGAGGGTATGAAGCTTCTTCAAGAAATTGCTCAACACCTACGAGACCTCAGAAAGGTAGAACTTAAAGCCAGGAACTACAGTGATCTCATGTAA